In Neokomagataea tanensis, one genomic interval encodes:
- a CDS encoding nucleotide exchange factor GrpE: MTDQNHTPETAHDAPEQGVETTVAHDETTATAEQAAEDTSPEARIAALEAEVADFKDRWVRSEAEAQNVRNRAKRDVDDARQFAIQKFAKDVVEAADNIQRGIASLPPQAEDEDSLITKLREGFESTERSFLGILERNGITREDPTGKPFDANLHQAMAEQPSDEHEPGHVMQAWTPAWLLKGRLLKAAMVIVAKGAPSGDKATTGLDTSA, from the coding sequence ATGACAGACCAAAACCACACCCCGGAAACGGCCCACGACGCGCCTGAGCAGGGCGTCGAGACCACCGTGGCACATGACGAAACCACCGCGACAGCTGAACAAGCTGCAGAGGATACCTCCCCTGAGGCACGCATAGCTGCGCTAGAAGCTGAAGTCGCTGATTTTAAAGACCGCTGGGTCCGATCAGAAGCTGAAGCACAAAACGTCCGCAACCGTGCCAAGCGCGATGTGGACGATGCGCGCCAGTTCGCCATCCAAAAATTTGCCAAAGACGTCGTTGAAGCAGCTGACAACATTCAGCGCGGCATCGCATCGCTCCCTCCGCAGGCTGAAGATGAAGATTCGCTCATCACAAAGCTCCGCGAAGGATTCGAAAGCACCGAGCGTTCTTTCCTAGGCATCCTTGAGCGCAATGGCATCACGCGCGAAGACCCAACGGGCAAACCCTTCGACGCAAACTTGCATCAAGCCATGGCCGAACAGCCTTCCGATGAGCACGAGCCAGGACATGTCATGCAGGCATGGACGCCTGCTTGGTTGCTCAAAGGACGCCTGCTTAAAGCTGCCATGGTTATTGTAGCCAAGGGAGCACCTAGCGGCGACAAGGCCACGACAGGCCTCGACACCTCCGCTTAA
- a CDS encoding response regulator transcription factor, which translates to MESTRPFSSSPAPSPAAPIIALVDDDRNILASVQMTLEAEGFIVHTYTDGESALQGIVSRPVSLAVLDVKMPRMDGMELLQRLRARSTLPVIFLTSKDEELDQLMGLRLGADDYITKPFSQRLLIERIRALLRRQDASRAEATGTAARGAALVRGQLSLDETRHQCLWNGQDIALTVTEFLLVKALALRPGMVKSRDQLIDAAYGDNIYVDDRTIDSHIKRVRKKFRQVDDEFNYIETLYGIGYRYRDE; encoded by the coding sequence ATGGAGAGCACTCGCCCTTTTTCATCATCACCTGCGCCGTCACCGGCTGCGCCTATCATTGCGCTTGTGGATGATGACCGTAACATTTTGGCCTCTGTGCAAATGACCCTCGAAGCTGAAGGGTTCATCGTGCATACTTATACGGATGGAGAGAGTGCCCTACAGGGTATTGTGTCGCGCCCTGTGAGTTTAGCTGTGCTGGACGTTAAAATGCCGCGTATGGACGGCATGGAACTGCTCCAACGGCTGCGTGCGCGCTCCACATTGCCAGTTATTTTCCTCACATCGAAAGATGAGGAGTTGGACCAATTGATGGGCTTGCGCCTCGGGGCCGATGATTACATCACCAAGCCGTTTTCGCAGCGTCTGCTCATTGAGCGGATCAGAGCGCTCTTACGCCGACAGGATGCGAGCCGAGCGGAAGCGACTGGCACGGCAGCACGTGGTGCAGCCCTTGTACGAGGCCAGCTGTCGTTGGACGAAACACGGCATCAATGCTTGTGGAATGGCCAAGACATCGCATTAACCGTGACGGAGTTTTTGCTCGTTAAGGCTTTGGCGCTCAGGCCGGGCATGGTGAAGTCCCGCGATCAGCTCATTGATGCTGCTTATGGCGATAATATTTACGTCGATGACCGTACAATCGATAGTCATATCAAGCGGGTAAGAAAAAAATTCCGGCAGGTTGATGACGAATTTAACTATATTGAGACGCTTTACGGCATTGGGTACCGTTACCGGGACGAATGA
- a CDS encoding stimulus-sensing domain-containing protein, with amino-acid sequence MTPLLVRILLLNILPLALLAMTLLFLDQFQNSLLETDVNALREQAHIYAGAVGQFAAKPAPRGHSLPGEDYVLDVGLARSFLARLTEPSPNATARLFDPDGKLVADSREDRQPHTAPHLERSTTPAGAQHTDDTAAAAETKDTTPRKLTTGRSVEAFYDWLVSLLPLTSSEGIVTLNTPDPIPDAPVGEASSEAKQRASRSAELPPFIRRLPDHQLAITVVEPVIHEGLTVGIIQLTRQAPEVDRSLFEVRSSILSLFLVALMMTVLLSFYLSRTIARPLLSLARASREMREADGRRDLVPEQLLTRRDEIGVLARSLRGSALALWARMDDIERFAADVSHEIKNPLSSIRSAVETLPRIVLADRRERLLSIMTSDVKRLDRLITDISDASRIDAELSRARPEPVSVVSLLSILVEMHQTTRKPDAPILRLDVPENGPALKAWAVEDRLVQVLRNLIGNAISFSPERGVIALHASSRTIAGTGPGTGNIVEITVSDQGPGIPAGKLESIFDRFYSERPQTEHFGQHSGLGLAISRQIINALRGRLFAENVMGPTGQVRGACFVVRLPNAG; translated from the coding sequence ATGACGCCGCTCTTGGTGCGTATATTGCTGCTCAATATTCTGCCTCTCGCGCTTTTGGCCATGACGCTGCTGTTTTTGGATCAATTCCAAAACTCTTTGCTGGAAACCGATGTGAATGCGCTGCGTGAGCAGGCGCATATCTATGCAGGGGCGGTTGGGCAGTTTGCCGCGAAGCCAGCGCCCCGTGGCCACAGCCTGCCCGGAGAAGATTATGTGCTGGATGTTGGGCTTGCGCGGTCCTTCTTGGCACGCCTGACAGAACCTAGCCCCAACGCGACAGCCCGTCTTTTTGACCCTGACGGGAAGCTGGTGGCGGATAGCCGTGAAGATCGCCAGCCCCATACCGCACCGCACCTCGAACGCAGTACTACCCCTGCGGGCGCACAACACACGGACGACACTGCAGCCGCTGCTGAGACGAAAGACACTACGCCGCGAAAACTCACAACGGGCCGTTCGGTTGAAGCGTTTTACGATTGGCTCGTCTCATTACTACCGCTCACGTCTAGTGAGGGTATTGTCACGCTCAACACCCCGGACCCGATACCTGACGCCCCCGTTGGAGAGGCATCGAGCGAGGCGAAGCAGCGTGCTTCGAGGTCTGCAGAATTACCGCCTTTTATCCGCAGGCTGCCGGACCATCAGCTTGCAATCACGGTTGTTGAGCCGGTTATCCATGAAGGGCTGACCGTTGGCATTATTCAGTTAACCCGGCAGGCGCCAGAAGTGGATCGCTCTCTTTTTGAGGTGCGGTCTTCGATTTTGTCTCTATTTTTAGTCGCACTGATGATGACGGTCTTACTGTCATTTTACCTGTCTCGTACGATAGCACGGCCATTACTGAGCTTGGCCAGAGCATCAAGAGAGATGCGCGAAGCAGATGGTCGGCGTGATCTCGTGCCTGAGCAGTTGCTCACACGCCGCGACGAAATCGGTGTGTTGGCACGATCGCTGCGTGGAAGTGCGCTCGCACTTTGGGCGCGGATGGATGACATTGAGCGGTTCGCTGCGGATGTGAGCCACGAAATAAAAAACCCATTATCGTCCATTCGTTCAGCTGTGGAGACACTTCCTCGCATCGTGCTGGCTGACCGTCGGGAGCGGCTTTTGTCAATCATGACAAGTGACGTTAAACGGTTGGACCGGCTCATTACCGATATTTCTGATGCGAGCCGTATTGATGCGGAGTTGTCCCGCGCAAGGCCTGAACCTGTTTCGGTCGTGTCTCTACTTTCGATCCTTGTCGAAATGCATCAAACGACGCGTAAGCCTGATGCGCCAATTTTGCGCTTGGATGTGCCGGAGAACGGCCCAGCTTTGAAAGCTTGGGCTGTTGAAGACCGGCTGGTGCAGGTCCTGCGGAACTTGATCGGGAACGCCATTTCGTTTTCGCCTGAGCGGGGTGTAATCGCATTGCACGCAAGCAGCCGGACAATAGCTGGGACCGGCCCGGGTACCGGAAATATCGTTGAGATTACCGTCAGTGACCAAGGGCCGGGTATTCCGGCTGGTAAATTGGAAAGTATCTTTGACCGTTTCTATTCCGAGCGTCCGCAAACAGAGCATTTTGGTCAGCACTCTGGTTTGGGGTTGGCCATCAGTCGGCAGATCATCAACGCTCTGCGAGGTCGCCTTTTTGCGGAGAATGTTATGGGGCCCACCGGGCAAGTGCGCGGTGCTTGTTTCGTCGTCCGCTTGCCCAATGCTGGGTAA
- a CDS encoding endoribonuclease L-PSP: MPNIALHHSVSLYGNDVSCADFHGLDPEGERPLNLAEECRQALTAISDALGTHNLNLSDTRHLIAMLRAGEEYVHCQNVIETALATTQPAMTLRIVPRFPIPGQRIALSVIASHTA, translated from the coding sequence ATGCCAAATATTGCATTGCACCATAGCGTTTCCCTCTACGGCAATGACGTGTCCTGCGCCGATTTTCATGGGCTTGACCCTGAGGGGGAGCGCCCCCTTAATCTCGCTGAAGAATGCCGACAGGCGCTAACAGCCATTTCAGACGCTCTGGGAACGCATAACCTGAACCTAAGCGACACCCGTCATCTTATCGCCATGCTCCGTGCGGGCGAAGAGTACGTACACTGCCAAAATGTTATTGAAACTGCCCTCGCCACTACTCAGCCGGCCATGACGCTGCGTATCGTCCCGCGCTTTCCTATCCCCGGCCAAAGAATCGCCTTGAGCGTCATAGCTTCTCACACCGCTTAA
- a CDS encoding HPr kinase/phosphorylase, protein MIPHSIHASCVARDGAAIVIYGPTGAGKSLLALALIEHGFTLVADDRVELGSEGASPPETIRGLIEVRGVGILAMPWVAPVPVRLAVALGRRADRLPQSEHDPQTGAVLLRILGSEYGDVSRVKAAFDACTGRYEWVAGAGK, encoded by the coding sequence ATGATCCCGCATTCGATACATGCCAGCTGCGTTGCCCGAGATGGGGCTGCTATTGTTATTTATGGTCCGACTGGCGCTGGTAAATCGCTGTTGGCATTGGCCTTGATCGAACATGGTTTTACGCTTGTGGCGGATGATCGCGTCGAATTGGGGAGTGAAGGCGCATCACCCCCAGAGACGATTCGGGGGCTTATCGAAGTCCGAGGCGTAGGTATTTTGGCAATGCCTTGGGTGGCTCCTGTTCCTGTTCGGCTGGCAGTCGCGTTGGGCAGGAGGGCGGACCGTTTGCCACAATCGGAGCATGACCCGCAGACAGGTGCGGTCCTTTTAAGAATTTTAGGCAGTGAATACGGCGATGTTTCCCGTGTAAAAGCTGCGTTTGACGCCTGTACCGGCCGTTACGAATGGGTGGCAGGGGCGGGAAAATAG
- the rapZ gene encoding RNase adapter RapZ, which produces MSLPNPSKAEIGLPERSVAEQAATDFPAKGCSPQNSEDVCDGAGVLRHILIVTGLSGAGKSTALHVLEDLGHEVVDNPPLHLLGALVPRRGERLVIGIDVRSRGFETPRVLQELERLKSLPDCDVQLVYVTAEPDVLLRRFTATRRRHPLVASGAIRPGIEQEAKILAPLRAVADAVIDTSDLPAPELKRFIETRFGGGKGEGLTVVLVSFAYPAGLPREADMVFDARFLRNPHYNPELQPKTGLEADVAQYVQADAAYEPFFQGIVDMLGLVLPRFVEEGKKYATIAVGCSGGKHRSVTIIEALARVLPELAPVGPFMVSHRELARQGISTWRWAVPPSGNVDGATI; this is translated from the coding sequence ATGTCACTGCCCAACCCTTCAAAAGCGGAAATTGGCCTGCCGGAACGCTCTGTTGCGGAGCAAGCAGCCACAGATTTTCCGGCCAAAGGCTGCTCGCCTCAAAACTCCGAAGATGTTTGTGACGGTGCTGGCGTATTACGCCATATCCTGATCGTGACCGGCCTCTCGGGTGCGGGGAAATCGACGGCGTTGCATGTGCTGGAGGATCTCGGGCACGAGGTCGTGGATAATCCGCCACTCCATCTTTTGGGGGCTTTGGTGCCGCGCCGTGGTGAGCGTTTGGTCATAGGCATTGATGTGCGGAGCCGTGGCTTTGAAACGCCGCGTGTCTTGCAAGAGCTTGAGCGCCTTAAATCTCTGCCAGATTGTGATGTTCAGCTAGTCTATGTCACCGCTGAGCCAGATGTCTTGCTACGCCGTTTCACGGCGACGCGGCGGCGGCATCCTCTGGTGGCAAGTGGTGCAATCAGGCCGGGCATTGAGCAGGAGGCAAAGATTCTGGCACCGCTAAGAGCGGTGGCAGATGCTGTCATTGATACATCCGATTTGCCTGCTCCAGAACTGAAGCGTTTTATTGAAACGCGCTTTGGTGGAGGTAAAGGCGAGGGGTTGACGGTTGTCCTAGTCTCCTTTGCATATCCTGCAGGTCTGCCCCGAGAAGCGGATATGGTTTTTGATGCACGCTTTTTGCGGAATCCGCATTATAATCCCGAGTTACAGCCAAAAACCGGCTTAGAAGCCGATGTCGCTCAGTATGTTCAGGCTGATGCGGCCTATGAGCCCTTTTTTCAGGGTATTGTAGACATGTTGGGATTGGTGCTTCCGCGTTTCGTGGAAGAGGGTAAGAAATACGCCACGATTGCCGTGGGGTGTAGCGGCGGCAAACACCGCTCCGTGACGATCATCGAAGCTTTGGCGCGTGTTTTGCCTGAACTTGCGCCAGTTGGGCCGTTTATGGTCAGTCACCGTGAGTTGGCCCGTCAAGGAATATCGACGTGGCGCTGGGCTGTACCCCCGAGTGGGAATGTTGATGGGGCAACTATATGA
- a CDS encoding PTS sugar transporter subunit IIA — protein MIGILLVMHGRLGEVLLETLVHVVGPQAQIECLAVTDHDDPVGLKPQADEAVARLDTGAGVLVLTDIFGSSPSNLALSLRQAERVEVLAGANVPMLVKLAKSRACLDLTGCIDVAMLAGRKYIAAASQLPNPCLQGGPRSACDASVKVTRPRGRRIRNWYRPRASSLLS, from the coding sequence ATGATTGGTATTTTGCTGGTCATGCATGGCCGGCTCGGTGAAGTTCTGCTGGAAACCTTGGTTCATGTCGTTGGGCCGCAGGCCCAGATTGAGTGTTTGGCGGTAACGGATCACGATGACCCTGTTGGCTTGAAGCCCCAGGCGGATGAGGCCGTTGCCCGGTTAGATACTGGGGCGGGCGTTCTGGTTCTGACAGATATTTTTGGTAGTTCTCCATCTAATTTGGCCCTGTCGCTTCGCCAAGCCGAGCGGGTTGAAGTACTTGCCGGTGCAAATGTGCCCATGTTGGTCAAGCTGGCTAAATCACGTGCGTGCTTGGATTTAACAGGCTGCATCGACGTTGCGATGTTGGCTGGTCGAAAATATATTGCGGCGGCGTCTCAGTTGCCTAATCCCTGCTTGCAAGGCGGGCCGCGCTCTGCTTGTGATGCGAGTGTAAAAGTTACACGGCCCCGCGGCCGTCGTATACGAAACTGGTATCGCCCAAGGGCGTCTTCTCTCCTCTCTTAA
- a CDS encoding HPr family phosphocarrier protein has translation MSQDLFVRELRIVNRLGLHARAAAKLVTTAEGYEAETTVERAGNVVSALSIMGLMMLGAGEGETILVRSHGQQAREALEAVVALISDGFGERD, from the coding sequence ATGAGCCAAGATCTGTTCGTACGAGAATTGCGGATCGTAAACCGGCTAGGGCTTCACGCGCGTGCGGCAGCGAAATTGGTAACCACAGCAGAGGGTTACGAGGCGGAAACAACGGTTGAGCGCGCGGGTAACGTCGTTTCAGCATTGTCGATCATGGGGCTGATGATGCTTGGCGCAGGCGAAGGTGAGACTATATTGGTGCGTTCGCATGGGCAGCAGGCGAGAGAGGCTCTAGAGGCGGTAGTTGCGCTCATTTCAGACGGGTTCGGTGAGCGTGACTGA
- the ptsP gene encoding phosphoenolpyruvate--protein phosphotransferase: MTEAGQRGRARTKRGQSRILRGRAITQGIGLGAAGRVEALPLPEITTRISRYDVAQEKQRFEEAVARAQRQIEKIRRRLVRLPESGRDDVSGLLTVYDRMLGPSRLTRQVRSKISDEGLTAEAAVAEVSAELAQSIVATANISLPSTDEQDAAAASMRLAGEFEEIGRRLVRNLTGVSYRAFSSLPEGAVLVAEQLRPADIAMIDPARVAAVVTEGNGGADHTAILLRALDIPAIVAVPGLMAQVAEGDMLVVDAHLGTITVNPNATEMRLAREAASKEARERRAFGRIRRLPAELKSGEAIELLANLELAAELPMLMRNGARGIGLLRSEFLFSDEDDLPDEDGQAEVYRAVLDGMAGQPVTIRVFDWGGEKGQDYLRYAGQPQPAVGDNPALGLRGIRLLLKAPEVLETQFAAILKAVSAGDGQYGPVRVLLPMVTSVDEVVAAREIYERVGRNLRRQGVDLPEVLPPLGVMVETPAAALIADALVQHAEFLALGTNDLTMYTLAVNRADAAVADRYSPLHPAVLRLIATTAESALRAHRPLSVCGEMAADPKIVALLIGLGVRSFSMKSASLPRVKRLIRTISFEECDQLRREVMLMTEADAVQDVVRRFAT, encoded by the coding sequence GTGACTGAAGCCGGTCAGCGAGGCCGGGCACGTACCAAGCGCGGCCAGTCGCGTATTCTGCGCGGGCGAGCCATAACGCAAGGCATCGGGCTGGGGGCGGCTGGCCGGGTCGAAGCGCTTCCGTTGCCAGAAATTACAACCCGAATCAGCCGTTATGACGTGGCGCAAGAGAAGCAGCGCTTTGAGGAGGCTGTGGCACGGGCGCAAAGGCAAATTGAAAAAATACGACGCCGCTTGGTGCGTCTGCCGGAAAGCGGCCGTGATGACGTATCTGGTTTATTGACAGTTTATGATCGTATGCTCGGACCATCACGGTTGACGCGGCAGGTGCGGTCAAAAATTTCCGATGAGGGGCTGACAGCTGAGGCTGCTGTCGCAGAGGTTAGTGCAGAACTGGCCCAAAGCATCGTTGCGACGGCTAATATCTCCTTACCCTCTACTGATGAGCAAGATGCGGCGGCCGCTTCTATGCGCCTAGCGGGTGAGTTCGAGGAGATAGGTCGGCGTCTGGTTCGTAACCTGACCGGTGTTTCGTATAGGGCGTTCTCAAGCCTTCCTGAAGGTGCTGTTCTGGTTGCGGAGCAGTTGCGCCCAGCAGATATTGCTATGATCGACCCCGCACGGGTAGCTGCTGTGGTGACTGAAGGAAACGGTGGGGCAGACCACACGGCGATTCTGCTAAGGGCGCTGGACATTCCTGCGATAGTCGCTGTCCCGGGTTTGATGGCTCAGGTCGCAGAAGGTGACATGCTCGTCGTGGATGCTCACTTGGGCACCATCACAGTCAACCCGAACGCGACAGAAATGCGTTTAGCGCGTGAAGCGGCCTCGAAAGAGGCTCGGGAAAGAAGAGCTTTTGGCCGCATCCGTCGTCTTCCTGCCGAGCTCAAGAGTGGCGAGGCGATTGAGCTTCTAGCAAATTTGGAACTTGCTGCCGAATTGCCGATGTTGATGCGGAATGGTGCAAGAGGCATCGGTCTGCTGCGGAGCGAGTTTTTGTTTAGCGATGAGGACGACCTACCGGACGAGGACGGGCAGGCCGAAGTTTATCGTGCAGTGCTTGACGGTATGGCAGGACAGCCTGTCACAATCCGTGTTTTCGATTGGGGTGGGGAAAAGGGCCAAGACTACCTGCGTTATGCTGGTCAGCCCCAGCCGGCTGTTGGTGATAATCCCGCTTTGGGTTTGCGCGGTATACGCTTGCTCTTGAAAGCGCCGGAGGTGCTGGAAACTCAGTTCGCAGCTATTCTCAAGGCGGTAAGCGCGGGTGACGGGCAATATGGCCCGGTGCGGGTTTTGCTACCTATGGTCACGTCCGTTGACGAGGTGGTTGCGGCGCGTGAGATTTATGAACGTGTGGGCAGGAATCTCCGTCGTCAGGGCGTAGATTTGCCGGAGGTTTTGCCGCCATTGGGCGTGATGGTTGAAACACCCGCCGCAGCACTCATTGCTGATGCCTTGGTCCAGCACGCCGAGTTTCTCGCCCTCGGTACGAATGACCTGACAATGTATACGCTTGCGGTCAATCGGGCTGATGCGGCGGTGGCCGACCGTTATAGCCCGTTGCATCCGGCTGTTTTGCGTTTGATTGCAACAACTGCTGAGTCAGCCTTAAGGGCTCACAGGCCGCTTTCGGTCTGTGGTGAAATGGCAGCTGACCCAAAAATTGTAGCCCTCCTCATAGGGCTAGGGGTCCGCAGTTTTTCTATGAAATCTGCCTCTTTGCCGAGAGTAAAGCGCTTGATCCGCACGATCAGCTTTGAAGAATGTGATCAATTACGCAGAGAGGTCATGCTGATGACCGAAGCCGATGCGGTGCAGGACGTTGTAAGGCGTTTTGCAACATAA